AATTGATTATAAAAATTACATTTTAAAAAGAGAAATGCGCATAAACAGTCCCTTTAATTCTAGTATAATAATCGACTGTTTATTATACTAGTTAACTATAGTACGATATATAATAATTTTTGTCACTTAAAATTTTATACTATGAAATAATAACTTAAAATAAATGTTTTTATTATTTCAAACTATATTATTATATTTATAAATTGTGTATGAATTAAGTCCTCCTAATTTATAATATATGCGTAATAATTTTAGCATAAAATTGTCATATATAAGAAATCTATTTGCAAAAGAATATAAAAAAATAAAAGAATATTGTATTCTTGAAAAAAAGCAACATATTCAGATTGGCCCTGAAGAAGGAAAGCTATTAAGCTTATTTATAAAAATCCATAAAATTAAAAGTATTGTTGAGATTGGCACGTTATACGGTTATTCGTCGATTTGCATGGCAAAAGCTCTACTGAAAGACGGTCATATATATACAATAGAAAATAATCCTCAACACTCAAGAATAGCAAAAAAAAATTTTAGTACTTTTAATCTAAGTGATAAAATTACTCTAATAGAAGGCGATGCACTGGAAAAAATTAATAAATTATCAGCAAAAGCACCATTTGACATGATATTCATCGATGCTGATAAAAGTAGTTATCCTAAG
The nucleotide sequence above comes from Wolbachia endosymbiont of Oedothorax gibbosus. Encoded proteins:
- a CDS encoding O-methyltransferase, with product MRNNFSIKLSYIRNLFAKEYKKIKEYCILEKKQHIQIGPEEGKLLSLFIKIHKIKSIVEIGTLYGYSSICMAKALLKDGHIYTIENNPQHSRIAKKNFSTFNLSDKITLIEGDALEKINKLSAKAPFDMIFIDADKSSYPKYLDWAELYIKRDGLIVADNTLLFNTVFLESPPKEVSEKSWYAMREFNDRLSDEKKYFSILIPTDEGMTVALKLT